One Vespa crabro chromosome 1, iyVesCrab1.2, whole genome shotgun sequence genomic region harbors:
- the LOC124423139 gene encoding equilibrative nucleoside transporter 3, whose product MSYSINRRPLLGGVSDSEFEDDLETEFDDPNVSIPDEKPFLKQDEPLDRYNFAYIVFYLLGINILIPWSFFITADDYWMYKFRQIHDNDTRTSNYNYTENLETKTDLQASFTSYLNVASALPNTLFLILNTFISKTIPLRTRMIGSQCIILLLFIMTTVFVKINTDKWQATFLVIILTIVAFVNAASAIFGGSLMGIVGRFSPKYITAMSGGQALGGIFTALAEVISLWIGASPVLSGLMYFIIGDTILLLSLIAYIILEKAAFFKHHMLDKFPERIESDFSVNAEVMFSQVHTISYINIIKKIWHYGISVFLVFFITVTVYPAITVLVESENKGKGYAWNDTYFVPVVTYLIFSTGDYVGRVLSGILQMPRSKPYHVIFLSITRIVFIPALMFCNAQPRHHLHVYIHNDIYYICITILFAVTNGYLCNLSFILAPTMVNTQEKEIASAMMGAFLGIGLTTGAALSLYMVKAL is encoded by the exons ATGTCATACTCTATTAATAGAAGACCCTTATTAGGGGGTGTGTCTGACAGTGAATTTGAAGATGATTTAGAAACAGAATTTGATGATCCAAATGTATCTATACCTGACgaaaaaccatttttaaaacaAGATGAGCCTCTTGACAG atataactTTGCTTATATAGTTTTTTACCTGCttggaataaatatattaattccaTGGAGTTTTTTCATTACTGCAGATGAT taTTGGATGTACAAATTTCGACAAATTCATGATAATGATACTAGAActtctaattataattatactgaaAATTTAGAAACAAAGACAGATCTTCAAGCTAGTTTTACTTCTTATTTAAATGTAGCAAGTGCTTTACCAAATACGTTATTTCTAATACTAAATACATTTATCAGCAAAAC GATACCTTTAAGAACAAGAATGATAGGATCTCAATGTATTattcttctattatttatcatgACAACTGTATTTGTGAAAATAAATACAGACAAAT ggCAAGCTACATTTTTAGTAATTATTTTGACTATCGTAGCATTTGTCAATG cTGCAAGTGCAATTTTTGGAGGTAGTTTAATGGGTATAGTTGGACGTTTTTCTCCAAAATATATAACTGCTATGTCTGGGGGCCAAGCTTTAGGAGGCATATTTACAGCTTTAGCAGAAGTAATCTCTCTTTGGATTGGTGCTAGTCCTGTACTTTCAGGcttaatgtattttattattggagATACTATATTGCTTCTCTCTTTAATTGcttatataattttagaaaaagcA gCATTCTTTAAGCATCATATGCTGGATAAGTTTCCTGAACGTATAGAATCAGATTTTTCTGTTAATGCAGAAGTAATGTTTTCACAAGTACAtacaatttcatatataaatattattaaaaaaatttggcATTATGGTATTAGTGTATTTCTTGTATTCTTTATAACCGTCACAGTTTATCCAGCTATAACTGTACTAGTTGAAagtgaaaataaaggaaagggATATGCTTGGAATg aTACATACTTTGTACCTGTGGTAACATATCTAATTTTTAGCACAGGTGATTATGTTGGTAGAGTTTTATCAGGCATTTTACAAatg CCTAGAAGTAAACCATACCACGTCATATTCTTAAGCATAACAAGAATTGTTTTTATACCAGCTTTGATGTTTTGTAATGCACAACCAAGACATCATTTACATGTTTATATACACAATGACATTTACTACATTTGTATAACTATTTTATTTGCTGTAACTAATGGTTATTTGtgtaatttatcatttatattagcTCCAAC AATGGTAAACacacaagaaaaagaaattgcatcTGCGATGATGGGGGCTTTCCTTGGTATAGGATTAACAACTGGCGCAGCTCTTAGCCTTTACATGGTTAAAGCTTTGTAA